In Pseudopipra pipra isolate bDixPip1 chromosome 5, bDixPip1.hap1, whole genome shotgun sequence, the following proteins share a genomic window:
- the IRAK4 gene encoding interleukin-1 receptor-associated kinase 4 isoform X1, producing the protein MGEPVTASTLVRCLSYGLVRRLADYIDPQEGWRRLAMDITNPSGEGRYSQMHIRRFEAFVQMGKSPTCELLFDWGTTNCTVADLVDLLIRNQFLAPASLLLQEPVRMPQEVTLPLSSQETLPIHEKQPPVQEKEAASIKPVLAQGTEKQHSDPSHLSQKTSSSQSSNTDFHNFLFHDLESITNNFDARPESSGGNKLGEGGFGVVFKGYINGRNVAVKKLVAMVDVSIQDLKQQFEQEINMMAKCQHENLVELLGFSSDGAQPCLVYEYMPNGSLLDRLACLNDTPPISWNTRCKIVQGTANGINFLHENNHIHRDIKSANILLTDTYIPKISDFGLARASVTFTQTIMTERIVGTAAYMAPEALRGEITPKSDIFSFGVVLLEIITGLPPVDENREPQLLLSIKDEIEDEEATIEDYVDEKMSDWDVPSVHKMYSIADRCLNDKKNRRPDIKMQRKCHGGHWKITVLGEIANLLHIKDLENSNIK; encoded by the exons ATGGGCGAGCCCGTGACAGCTTCTACACTCGTCCGCTGCCTGAGCTACGGGCTCGTGAGGCGGCTGGCGGACTACATCGACCCGcaggagggctggaggaggcTCGCCATGGATATAACAAATCCGTCCGGTGAAGGCAGATACAGCCAGATGCATATAAG GAGATTTGAGGCATTTGTACAAATGGGAAAGAGTCCTACATGTGAGTTGCTTTTTGACTGGGGAACAACAAACTGTACAGTTGCTGATCTTGTGGATCTGCTGATTAGAAATCAATTCCTAGCACCAGCAAGCCTGTTGCTTCAAG AACCTGTAAGGATGCCACAAGAAGTTACATTACCTCTTTCTTCACAGGAAACCTTGCCTATACATGAGAAACAACCACCTGtacaggaaaaagaagcagcatCTATAAAGCCTGTTTTAGCTCAGGGTACTGAGAAGCAACATTCAGATCCTTCCCACTTAAGTCAAAAAACCAGCAGTTCACAGTCCAGTAACACAG ATTTccataattttttgtttcatgatTTGGAAAGCATTACAAATAATTTTGATGCCCGACCAGAATCATCTGGAGGTAATAAACTGGGAGAAGGCGGCTTTGGCGTTGTGTTCAAAGGCTACATCAATGGCAGAAATGTGGCTGTCAAGAAGCTCGTTGCT ATGGTCGATGTTAGTATTCAGGACTTGAAGCAGCAATTTGAACAAGAAATAAACATGATGGCAAA GTGTCAGCATGAAAATCTAGTAGAATTACTTGGTTTCTCAAGTGATGGTGCTCAGCCTTGTTTGGTGTATGAATACATGCCCAATGGTTCATTGCTTGACAGACTTGCTTGTCTG AATGACACTCCACCAATTTCTTGGAATACAAGATGTAAAATTGTTCAAGGTACAGCAAATGGCATCAACTTTTTGCATGAAAATAATCATATTCACAGAGATATTAAAAG TGCAAATATCTTATTAACTGATACCTACATACCCAAAATTTCTGACTTTGGCCTTGCAAGAGCATCTGTAACATTCACACAGACAATCATGACTGAAAGAATTGTTGGAACAGCAGCCTATATGGCCCCTGAAGCTCTGCGAGGAGAGATAACACCTAAATCTGATATCTTCAGTTTTGGAGTA gtCTTACTGGAAATAATAACGGGTCTTCCTCCAGTAGATGAAAACCGAGAGCCACAGTTACTG TTAAGTATAAAAGATGAAATTGAGGATGAGGAAGCAACTATTGAGGATTATGTTGATGAAAAGATGAGTGACTGGGATGTACCTTCAGTTCATAAAATGTATTCAATTGCTGATCGGTGTCTGAATGACAAAAAAAACAGAAGGCCAGACATTAAGATG CAGAGGAAGTGCCATGGAGGGCATTGGAAGATCACTGTCCTTGGTGAAATAGCCAACCTTTTGCACATTAAGGATCTGGAGAACAGTAACATAAAATGA
- the IRAK4 gene encoding interleukin-1 receptor-associated kinase 4 isoform X2: protein MGEPVTASTLVRCLSYGLVRRLADYIDPQEGWRRLAMDITNPSGEGRYSQMHIRRFEAFVQMGKSPTCELLFDWGTTNCTVADLVDLLIRNQFLAPASLLLQEPVRMPQEVTLPLSSQETLPIHEKQPPVQEKEAASIKPVLAQGTEKQHSDPSHLSQKTSSSQSSNTDFHNFLFHDLESITNNFDARPESSGGNKLGEGGFGVVFKGYINGRNVAVKKLVAMVDVSIQDLKQQFEQEINMMAKCQHENLVELLGFSSDGAQPCLVYEYMPNGSLLDRLACLNDTPPISWNTRCKIVQGTANGINFLHENNHIHRDIKSANILLTDTYIPKISDFGLARASVTFTQTIMTERIVGTAAYMAPEALRGEITPKSDIFSFGVVLLEIITGLPPVDENREPQLLLSIKDEIEDEEATIEDYVDEKMSDWDVPSVHKMYSIADRCLNDKKNRRPDIKMIQQHLQEIKT, encoded by the exons ATGGGCGAGCCCGTGACAGCTTCTACACTCGTCCGCTGCCTGAGCTACGGGCTCGTGAGGCGGCTGGCGGACTACATCGACCCGcaggagggctggaggaggcTCGCCATGGATATAACAAATCCGTCCGGTGAAGGCAGATACAGCCAGATGCATATAAG GAGATTTGAGGCATTTGTACAAATGGGAAAGAGTCCTACATGTGAGTTGCTTTTTGACTGGGGAACAACAAACTGTACAGTTGCTGATCTTGTGGATCTGCTGATTAGAAATCAATTCCTAGCACCAGCAAGCCTGTTGCTTCAAG AACCTGTAAGGATGCCACAAGAAGTTACATTACCTCTTTCTTCACAGGAAACCTTGCCTATACATGAGAAACAACCACCTGtacaggaaaaagaagcagcatCTATAAAGCCTGTTTTAGCTCAGGGTACTGAGAAGCAACATTCAGATCCTTCCCACTTAAGTCAAAAAACCAGCAGTTCACAGTCCAGTAACACAG ATTTccataattttttgtttcatgatTTGGAAAGCATTACAAATAATTTTGATGCCCGACCAGAATCATCTGGAGGTAATAAACTGGGAGAAGGCGGCTTTGGCGTTGTGTTCAAAGGCTACATCAATGGCAGAAATGTGGCTGTCAAGAAGCTCGTTGCT ATGGTCGATGTTAGTATTCAGGACTTGAAGCAGCAATTTGAACAAGAAATAAACATGATGGCAAA GTGTCAGCATGAAAATCTAGTAGAATTACTTGGTTTCTCAAGTGATGGTGCTCAGCCTTGTTTGGTGTATGAATACATGCCCAATGGTTCATTGCTTGACAGACTTGCTTGTCTG AATGACACTCCACCAATTTCTTGGAATACAAGATGTAAAATTGTTCAAGGTACAGCAAATGGCATCAACTTTTTGCATGAAAATAATCATATTCACAGAGATATTAAAAG TGCAAATATCTTATTAACTGATACCTACATACCCAAAATTTCTGACTTTGGCCTTGCAAGAGCATCTGTAACATTCACACAGACAATCATGACTGAAAGAATTGTTGGAACAGCAGCCTATATGGCCCCTGAAGCTCTGCGAGGAGAGATAACACCTAAATCTGATATCTTCAGTTTTGGAGTA gtCTTACTGGAAATAATAACGGGTCTTCCTCCAGTAGATGAAAACCGAGAGCCACAGTTACTG TTAAGTATAAAAGATGAAATTGAGGATGAGGAAGCAACTATTGAGGATTATGTTGATGAAAAGATGAGTGACTGGGATGTACCTTCAGTTCATAAAATGTATTCAATTGCTGATCGGTGTCTGAATGACAAAAAAAACAGAAGGCCAGACATTAAGATG ATCCAACAGCATCTCCAAGAGATTAAAACTTGA